A window of the Zeugodacus cucurbitae isolate PBARC_wt_2022May chromosome 2, idZeuCucr1.2, whole genome shotgun sequence genome harbors these coding sequences:
- the LOC105219293 gene encoding esterase B1 isoform X2 — translation MICIKALEFKYEQSKHTTNIYEVAKTTKGEVKGVKRLTIWGDSYFSFERIPYAKPPLGELRFRAPVPAEPWHGVLDGTGPAEKPLQTNVIFRKYKGSEDCLYLNVFTKNIKPEKPQPVMVWIYGGGFQIGEATRDMYSPDFFMHKDIVLVTIAYRLGPFGFLCLDDPNVKVPGNAGIKDQILALRWVKENIATFGGDTNNITVFGESAGGASTHICLLSEQSKGLVNKGIVMSGSALCSWANVQNKRWAYRLAKALGYHGGDIDTDVYEYLLNTKGPDLVRGNGMVLTKEEKHYRTLFAFVPTVEPYWTEQCVLSEPPYELMKKTWSNEIPIIIGGTSFEGLIFYPEITRRPATLDEVKNCKNLVPIDAGFERDSATAEACGLRIKSTYFGNEECSRKTMMKFLELNSYREFWVPIYRTVLARQRHSTAPTYVYRFDYDSRDGNAIRNILCGRNVQGTCHGDDLCYLFYALFSHKPPKGSKEYEVTRTMVDIWTSFAANSDPNCDMLDDLIFEPVTRDVGDVKCLNISEKLEFIELPGMDQIKVWSEFYAPGKL, via the exons ATGATTTGCATTAA ggCTCTCGAGTTTAAATATGAACAAAGCAAACACACTACTAATATCTATGAGGTGGCCAAGACCACCAAAGGCGAGGTGAAAGGCGTGAAACGGCTCACCATTTGGGGTGATTCTTATTTCAGCTTCGAGCGCATACCTTATGCGAAACCACCACTGGGTGAGCTGCGTTTTCGCGCTCCCGTACCGGCTGAACCTTGGCACGGCGTACTGGATGGCACTGGCCCCGCCGAGAAACCGCTACAGACAAATGTTATATTTCGTAAATATAAAGGATCGGAGGATTGCTTGTACTTGAATGTGTTTACAAAGAAT atCAAACCAGAAAAACCTCAACCTGTTATGGTTTGGATTTATGGTGGTGGCTTTCAAATTGGTGAGGCCACACGCGACATGTACAGCCCAGACTTTTTCATGCACAAAGACATCGTGTTGGTGACAATTGCCTATCGACTGGGACCATTCGGTTTCCTATGTTTGGACGATCCCAATGTGAAAGTACCCGGAAATGCTGGGATCAAAGATCAAATATTGGCACTACGTTGGGTTAAAGAAAATATCGCAACATTCGgtggtgatacaaacaacattACTGTGTTTGGTGAAAGTGCTGGTGGTGCTTCTACACATATATGCCTGCTTAGCGAACAGTCCAAGGGGCTAGTAAACAAAGGTATCGTAATGTCTGGTAGCGCACTTTGCTCGTGGGCGAATGTGCAAAACAAACGTTGGGCCTATCGACTAGCTAAGGCGTTAGGCTATCATGGCGGGGATATAGATACGGATGTGTACGAATACCTATTAAATACGAAAGGACCTGATCTTGTGCGCGGTAATGGTATGGTGTTAACGAAAGAAGAGAAACACTATCGCACACTTTTTGCATTCGTACCAACTGTGGAACCATATTGGACGGAACAATGTGTGTTGAGTGAGCCACCGTATGAGCTAATGAAAAAGACTTGGAGCAATGAAATACCAATCATTATTGGTGGTACCAGTTTTGAGggtttaatattttatccaG AAATAACCCGACGTCCCGCAACACTAGATGAAGTGAAAAACTGCAAAAATCTTGTGCCAATCGATGCCGGTTTTGAACGTGATTCGGCAACGGCAGAAGCTTGTGGCCTCCGAATCAAAAGCACATACTTCGGCAATGAGGAGTGTTCCCGCAAGACAATGATGAAATTTTTGGAG CTGAATTCGTATCGTGAGTTCTGGGTACCCATCTATCGTACGGTGCTCGCTCGGCAACGCCACAGCACCGCCCCGACATATGTGTATCGTTTCGATTATGACTCAAGGGATGGCAATGCCATACGTAATATACTCTGTGGTCGCAATGTGCAGGGCACTTGTCATGGTGATGATCTCTGCTATCTCTTTTATGCTTTATTTTCACATAAACCGCCGAAGGGTTCCAAAGAGTATGAAGTTACGCGCACAATGGTTGATATATGGACGAGTTTCGCAGCGAATAGCGATCCAAATTGTGATATGCTGGATGATCTGATATTCGAGCCGGTCACACGTGATGTGGGCGACGTTAAGTGTCTAAATATTAGTGAGAAATTAGAATTTATTGAATTGCCTGGCATGGACCAGATCAAAGTGTGGAGCGAATTTTATGCGCCGGGAAAACTGTGA
- the LOC105219293 gene encoding esterase B1 isoform X1: MSSLSFMDMLKLTFKALEFKYEQSKHTTNIYEVAKTTKGEVKGVKRLTIWGDSYFSFERIPYAKPPLGELRFRAPVPAEPWHGVLDGTGPAEKPLQTNVIFRKYKGSEDCLYLNVFTKNIKPEKPQPVMVWIYGGGFQIGEATRDMYSPDFFMHKDIVLVTIAYRLGPFGFLCLDDPNVKVPGNAGIKDQILALRWVKENIATFGGDTNNITVFGESAGGASTHICLLSEQSKGLVNKGIVMSGSALCSWANVQNKRWAYRLAKALGYHGGDIDTDVYEYLLNTKGPDLVRGNGMVLTKEEKHYRTLFAFVPTVEPYWTEQCVLSEPPYELMKKTWSNEIPIIIGGTSFEGLIFYPEITRRPATLDEVKNCKNLVPIDAGFERDSATAEACGLRIKSTYFGNEECSRKTMMKFLELNSYREFWVPIYRTVLARQRHSTAPTYVYRFDYDSRDGNAIRNILCGRNVQGTCHGDDLCYLFYALFSHKPPKGSKEYEVTRTMVDIWTSFAANSDPNCDMLDDLIFEPVTRDVGDVKCLNISEKLEFIELPGMDQIKVWSEFYAPGKL, translated from the exons ggCTCTCGAGTTTAAATATGAACAAAGCAAACACACTACTAATATCTATGAGGTGGCCAAGACCACCAAAGGCGAGGTGAAAGGCGTGAAACGGCTCACCATTTGGGGTGATTCTTATTTCAGCTTCGAGCGCATACCTTATGCGAAACCACCACTGGGTGAGCTGCGTTTTCGCGCTCCCGTACCGGCTGAACCTTGGCACGGCGTACTGGATGGCACTGGCCCCGCCGAGAAACCGCTACAGACAAATGTTATATTTCGTAAATATAAAGGATCGGAGGATTGCTTGTACTTGAATGTGTTTACAAAGAAT atCAAACCAGAAAAACCTCAACCTGTTATGGTTTGGATTTATGGTGGTGGCTTTCAAATTGGTGAGGCCACACGCGACATGTACAGCCCAGACTTTTTCATGCACAAAGACATCGTGTTGGTGACAATTGCCTATCGACTGGGACCATTCGGTTTCCTATGTTTGGACGATCCCAATGTGAAAGTACCCGGAAATGCTGGGATCAAAGATCAAATATTGGCACTACGTTGGGTTAAAGAAAATATCGCAACATTCGgtggtgatacaaacaacattACTGTGTTTGGTGAAAGTGCTGGTGGTGCTTCTACACATATATGCCTGCTTAGCGAACAGTCCAAGGGGCTAGTAAACAAAGGTATCGTAATGTCTGGTAGCGCACTTTGCTCGTGGGCGAATGTGCAAAACAAACGTTGGGCCTATCGACTAGCTAAGGCGTTAGGCTATCATGGCGGGGATATAGATACGGATGTGTACGAATACCTATTAAATACGAAAGGACCTGATCTTGTGCGCGGTAATGGTATGGTGTTAACGAAAGAAGAGAAACACTATCGCACACTTTTTGCATTCGTACCAACTGTGGAACCATATTGGACGGAACAATGTGTGTTGAGTGAGCCACCGTATGAGCTAATGAAAAAGACTTGGAGCAATGAAATACCAATCATTATTGGTGGTACCAGTTTTGAGggtttaatattttatccaG AAATAACCCGACGTCCCGCAACACTAGATGAAGTGAAAAACTGCAAAAATCTTGTGCCAATCGATGCCGGTTTTGAACGTGATTCGGCAACGGCAGAAGCTTGTGGCCTCCGAATCAAAAGCACATACTTCGGCAATGAGGAGTGTTCCCGCAAGACAATGATGAAATTTTTGGAG CTGAATTCGTATCGTGAGTTCTGGGTACCCATCTATCGTACGGTGCTCGCTCGGCAACGCCACAGCACCGCCCCGACATATGTGTATCGTTTCGATTATGACTCAAGGGATGGCAATGCCATACGTAATATACTCTGTGGTCGCAATGTGCAGGGCACTTGTCATGGTGATGATCTCTGCTATCTCTTTTATGCTTTATTTTCACATAAACCGCCGAAGGGTTCCAAAGAGTATGAAGTTACGCGCACAATGGTTGATATATGGACGAGTTTCGCAGCGAATAGCGATCCAAATTGTGATATGCTGGATGATCTGATATTCGAGCCGGTCACACGTGATGTGGGCGACGTTAAGTGTCTAAATATTAGTGAGAAATTAGAATTTATTGAATTGCCTGGCATGGACCAGATCAAAGTGTGGAGCGAATTTTATGCGCCGGGAAAACTGTGA